From Flavobacterium alkalisoli, the proteins below share one genomic window:
- a CDS encoding lactonase family protein, whose product MNSKSCLIILILLFLSYTGYSQTYAFFGSYNHDKNKEGLYVYELDTVKGSLKKFTSAKIHNPSYLTLSPAGNFIYACTDTKTPNAGSVSSFVFNPEKKTITFVNSQSSRGENPVYCAVHPSGNWLINGNYTESGISLCPLNINGNIEPPVQFLRYFEGSINPDRQANSHIHSTVFSPDGKFVFVPDLGSDKIRRYEFDTLTKQPLLEIAPLKTTPGSGPRHFTFHPNGKYAYCIGELSGTVTVYQYSNGELKPVQEIATHEDSITEAFESSDVHCTPDGRFLYATNRGAENNIAIFSIRENGTLQNIGYQSTLGKHPRTFAIDSSGNFLIATNVNSSSAVVFRINKTTGQLTKTSETTIEHVSCVKIKTY is encoded by the coding sequence ATGAACAGCAAATCTTGCCTTATCATCCTCATTCTCCTATTTTTAAGCTATACCGGCTACAGCCAAACCTATGCTTTTTTCGGGTCTTACAATCATGATAAAAATAAGGAAGGTCTGTACGTTTATGAGTTGGACACCGTTAAAGGCAGCCTTAAAAAGTTTACCTCAGCCAAAATACACAACCCTTCATACCTTACCCTTTCCCCTGCCGGAAATTTTATATACGCCTGCACCGATACCAAAACACCTAATGCAGGTAGCGTAAGCAGTTTTGTTTTTAATCCTGAAAAGAAAACCATCACGTTTGTAAACAGTCAGTCGAGCAGAGGTGAAAACCCGGTATACTGTGCCGTGCATCCTTCGGGCAACTGGCTTATAAACGGTAACTATACCGAAAGCGGCATTTCACTTTGCCCTTTAAATATCAACGGCAACATTGAACCTCCTGTACAGTTTTTAAGATATTTTGAAGGCAGTATCAACCCTGATAGACAGGCAAATTCCCATATTCATTCAACCGTATTTTCTCCCGATGGGAAATTTGTTTTTGTACCTGATTTGGGTAGTGATAAAATAAGACGCTACGAATTTGACACCTTAACAAAACAACCTCTGCTGGAAATAGCACCCTTAAAAACCACTCCCGGTAGTGGCCCGAGGCATTTTACTTTTCATCCTAACGGGAAATATGCTTACTGCATTGGAGAACTGTCGGGTACAGTAACCGTATATCAATACAGTAATGGCGAACTGAAACCCGTTCAGGAAATTGCCACACATGAAGATTCGATTACCGAAGCTTTTGAAAGTTCTGATGTACATTGTACACCAGATGGTAGGTTTTTGTATGCCACCAACAGGGGAGCAGAAAACAACATCGCTATTTTCTCTATCCGGGAAAACGGAACATTACAAAATATTGGCTATCAGTCCACACTGGGAAAACACCCACGCACTTTTGCTATAGATTCTAGTGGCAACTTTCTTATTGCGACTAACGTTAACAGTAGTTCGGCAGTCGTGTTCAGGATCAATAAAACAACCGGACAGCTCACAAAAACCAGCGAAACTACAATAGAACACGTAAGTTGCGTGAAGATAAAAACCTATTAA
- a CDS encoding TonB-dependent receptor, which yields MRFNILLLFVLVAISNSTYSQSTLSGRVTDTKNQPLDGAHIHIGERHALSNPAGTYELHNISNGQQRVVISYIGYSTLDTIMDIHEDVVLNAVLKLQSTQLEEVMLSESARVSKSAVVKQDVKLITLEKYSSATLGDALKEIPGVYSLKTGNSIVKPVINGLHSSRVPVLVNNVRLEDQQWGTEHAPNLDINSAGKVSVIKGASALQYGGDAIGGLVLVEPVSVLKDTLYGRSIVSLNSNGRGSSITSSLHKGAEKGWAWNAGGTFKYFGDREAPDYILSNTGNREGNFFGDVKYIADTYDLSASYSFYNATIGIASATHIGSTADLANAINSGIPAVVNPFTYNIKAPKQEIQHHLGKLNFNTDLSPFSKLALQYAFQLNHRKEFDIRRGDDRNKAALDLTLITHSIQADWKYEKDDNSLKGGVSFAMQNNEASPDTGIRPLIPNYNRTDAGAYAIAAHRFTNSFSAEAGLRYDFSHVDADKFYQKSRWTSLGYEGEFDNFIVADYGTQWLTNPTFTYNNISASLGINKQFNSNWELFANAGLAMRNPNPSELFSDGLHHSNGTIELGDLRTQKEESYKLSTTLKKQGRIFSFEVTPYANFISNFIFLKPTGAEYTIRGSFPVYQYTQNDALLTGVDFHSDVYLGKHLKYSLNMAYVHGTNRDTDEPLIDMPPFIMGNSLLYTFNDRHNSYLELNSQAVFKQNRYPNYNFYADVPQDGELVPVLVDVSTPPPGYHLLNFSSGMDFTLGKTLTSVSFTVNNIFNTSYRDYLNRQRLYTDDIGRNFILQLKFNY from the coding sequence ATGCGATTTAATATACTATTGCTTTTTGTCCTGGTGGCAATAAGCAACAGCACCTATTCGCAAAGTACGCTTAGCGGAAGGGTGACTGATACCAAAAACCAGCCTCTGGACGGGGCACATATACACATAGGCGAACGGCACGCCCTTAGCAATCCGGCTGGGACATACGAATTACACAATATCTCAAATGGGCAACAAAGGGTTGTAATATCCTACATTGGTTATTCTACACTTGACACCATTATGGATATACATGAAGATGTAGTTCTTAATGCCGTACTTAAACTCCAAAGCACCCAACTGGAAGAGGTGATGCTGAGTGAATCCGCAAGAGTCTCAAAAAGTGCTGTTGTAAAGCAGGATGTAAAACTCATAACACTTGAAAAATACAGCAGTGCAACATTGGGCGATGCCTTAAAGGAAATACCGGGCGTATATTCCCTTAAAACCGGGAACAGCATTGTAAAGCCCGTTATTAACGGACTGCACAGTAGCAGGGTTCCAGTTTTGGTAAACAATGTAAGGCTGGAAGACCAGCAATGGGGTACTGAGCATGCTCCTAACCTGGATATCAACTCGGCAGGAAAGGTATCGGTTATAAAAGGAGCCTCTGCCCTGCAATATGGCGGCGATGCTATTGGCGGGCTTGTATTGGTTGAGCCGGTATCAGTTTTAAAGGATACGCTGTATGGCAGGTCAATCGTTTCATTAAATTCAAATGGTCGCGGCAGTAGCATTACCAGCAGCCTGCATAAAGGTGCCGAAAAAGGCTGGGCATGGAATGCGGGAGGAACATTTAAGTACTTTGGTGACAGAGAAGCGCCCGATTATATATTATCCAATACAGGCAATCGTGAAGGCAATTTTTTTGGTGACGTTAAGTACATAGCCGACACTTACGACCTTTCGGCAAGCTACAGCTTTTATAACGCAACCATAGGCATTGCATCGGCGACCCACATAGGCAGTACCGCCGATTTGGCAAACGCAATAAACAGTGGCATACCGGCTGTAGTCAATCCGTTTACTTATAACATTAAAGCTCCCAAACAGGAAATTCAGCATCACTTAGGCAAACTTAATTTCAACACAGATCTTAGTCCCTTTTCAAAACTGGCACTGCAATATGCTTTTCAGCTTAACCACAGGAAAGAGTTTGACATACGTCGTGGTGACGACCGCAACAAGGCGGCCCTTGATCTTACCCTTATAACCCATTCAATACAGGCCGACTGGAAATACGAAAAAGACGATAACAGCCTTAAAGGAGGAGTAAGCTTTGCTATGCAAAACAATGAGGCGAGTCCGGATACGGGAATACGTCCCCTTATACCCAACTATAACCGTACAGATGCGGGTGCCTATGCCATAGCTGCACACCGCTTTACTAATAGCTTTAGTGCCGAAGCTGGTTTGCGCTACGATTTCTCTCATGTAGATGCTGATAAATTTTATCAGAAAAGCCGATGGACCAGTTTGGGTTACGAAGGAGAATTTGACAATTTTATAGTTGCCGATTATGGCACGCAATGGCTTACTAATCCAACCTTCACCTATAACAATATATCCGCCAGCCTGGGGATCAACAAACAGTTTAACTCTAACTGGGAATTGTTTGCCAATGCAGGTTTGGCCATGCGTAATCCAAACCCGTCGGAGCTGTTTAGCGACGGACTGCACCACTCTAACGGAACCATAGAACTGGGCGATTTACGCACCCAAAAAGAGGAGTCTTACAAGCTATCTACAACTCTTAAAAAACAAGGGAGGATTTTTAGTTTTGAGGTAACGCCTTATGCTAATTTTATTAGCAATTTTATTTTCCTTAAGCCCACAGGGGCAGAGTACACCATACGCGGATCATTCCCTGTGTACCAATACACCCAAAATGACGCACTGCTTACCGGAGTTGATTTCCATTCGGATGTATACCTCGGTAAACATTTAAAATACAGCCTAAATATGGCCTATGTGCACGGCACCAACAGAGATACCGATGAACCGCTTATAGACATGCCACCGTTCATTATGGGCAACTCGCTACTATACACATTTAACGACAGGCATAATTCCTATCTGGAATTGAACAGTCAGGCAGTATTTAAACAAAACCGTTACCCCAACTATAATTTTTATGCCGATGTACCTCAGGATGGCGAACTGGTTCCTGTATTGGTAGATGTAAGTACTCCCCCACCGGGCTATCATCTGCTTAACTTCAGCTCAGGGATGGATTTCACACTGGGTAAGACCCTAACATCGGTAAGTTTTACAGTAAACAACATTTTCAACACTTCCTACAGGGATTACCTTAACCGTCAAAGGCTTTATACCGATGACATAGGAAGAAACTTTATACTACAGTTAAAATTCAATTATTAA